A segment of the Halovivax limisalsi genome:
CGAACGGTATGACCCTGGACGTGGAACCTCCGAATCCGCCCGAATTACGGGATGTCGACCCAAACGAGTACGACGACGCCGAAGTAGTCGGGGAAACGGATTACAAGCGCGACGAGATCTCGACACTACTGCAAGCGGGCGCCTGGCAACAGGCCTGGGACACCTGGGCGGAAGATACCGACCTGACGGAGAGCGAATTGGCGATCACAGAGGATCTGGACTTGATCCAGCACTACGATTTCTTCTGGGACTCCTTTGCCGACCGGGTAGGGTATCACGCACCGGGGATCCCCGAAGACTGGAAAGAGCGAGAGTATCACCCCGACCTCGATTCGTGGGGGACCGTTTCGTCGATCAACGCGGAGCTCACGGAGCTCGGGCAGACGGTGTGTGAGGTGCTGAAAGCCGACTACATCGAGTGGGAATCCGACTACGAGCCGCCGGACGACCTCCCCGATTTCGAGTGAGTCTCCCGCGACCTCGACAGCGGACAACCGGGACGCGGCGCTCTCCGCGTCCCGTTACGCCGGTCCAGCCACCGCCGCCCCCGATTCTGCGCGACCGCTGATGCAACCGCTCCGATCGACGACCCTCACCGTCGTGCGATCAGGTGAAAGGTTTCCGGACGCTCCCGCGCCGATTGGATCGAGAAGCCGGCGCTCTCCAGCTGATCGACTGCGGTCTCGGCGCTGAAGCGTTCGTCGACCGACGGACCGTCCTCGCCGTCGCCGTCGGCGCTCCAGTCGACGGTGACCAGTCGGCCGCCGGGTCGGATCACCCGGGCGAGTTCCGCGAACGCCGCCTCGCTCGCGTACTCGTGGTGGGTCATCGTCGAGAACGCACCGTCGAGTTCGTCGTCGGCGAACGGAAGCGAATCGACCGCCGCCGTGACGAGTTCGACGGTCGATGGAACCCCCTCCTCGCGATAGCGCTCGTGCATCGCCTCCTGCACGTCGACCGCGTAGCACCGGCCGACGTAGGGCGCGACGTCGTCCGTGTAGAACCCGGTCCCCGAACCCAGGTCGGCGACGGTGACGTCCCCGTCGGTCGGCAGCCCCTCGAGGAGTTCCTCGCGCGAACAGTAGCGATACCGGGACGCGTCGCGCAACGCGTCGGCGCGGTCGATGGGGAAGGTGTGAAATCCCATTATCGACGGCCCCTCCCGTTTGTGCGGGTCAGTTCATCGTGCTCGGGAGCACGAAACAGCCTGCCCCGAGGTCGGCCGCGGTCGAAACTCTCGTTCGCGAGACTCCGAGGCGACAGGGAAGCGTCGGTCGATTCCATAGGTGGGCATCGTCCGGAACCGCCAAAGTCGTTGGCTTCGGGCGGTGCCCCGGTTGGGATGCCAGAACTGGAACGCTCGAACGCCGACCGCCCGGGACGATCGGCAAACCAGCCGACAAGCGACGGACCACTACAGTCCGAACGAATCGGAGCCACGACCGACGCTGAACACCCGTCCGTTCGCGAACGGAACTGCGAGAAGAAACGGAGTCGTCGGTCGGCGAAGGCGGATGTGGGTTCAGGGACGGGCGCGAACCGCTATGGCGGCGCTCGCGACGAGGGCGACGAGGGCGACGGCGGCGCCGAAGCCTGGCATACCGTCATCGCCGTCGTTCGCCTCGGGTTCGGCGTCCGCGGCCTCCGTCGTGGAGCCGACCGAGTCGGACCCGGTCTGGGCCGTGCCGGCGCCCGAATCGGAGGAGTGGCTCTTCTTCTCGTCTGGTTCCTCGTGGTCGCCCTTCTTCTCGTGGGCTTGCCCGTCGTCGAGCTGGCCTTCGTTGTACGTCGTCGCACTCGCGTTGGCGACCTGGGCGTTCTCGTTCTCCTGGATCGTGACCTGCAGCGCGGAGGCGTCGCCGTCGTCGCTCGCCACCGCGATGGCGTTGTTCGAGTGGAAGTTGATCTGGACGACCTCCTGGCTCTGCTCGACCTCGGCGGTGGACCACTGCTCGACGTCGTTGTACTGATCGGCGGGCCCCTCGTAGTCGAACGTCGTTCGGTTGGCGTCGACGAGTTGCTCGCCGCCGAGCGTGAGCGCGGTCGACTCCGTGAGCGTCGCGCCGGTGAAGTTCTGGCCGGCTTCGGGCATCCCGTCCCCGCCGTCGTGGCCCTTCTGCTTCGGCAGCTCCTCGCCCTCCTCCAGGAAGATGTTGAGGGCGTCGGCGCTCGCGACCTGGGCGTTGACGTTCTGCTGGAAGGTCAGCTGGACGGCTTCGGCCGTGCTTCCGTTCGTGGCGATCGCCGTCGCCGAGCTGTTGAGGTGGATGTTGGCCTGCTGGGCGCTCTGGTACTGCACGACGCTGGCCTCTGCGACCTGTTCGACGTCGTCTCCGTGGTCACCGTCTTTCTTCTCCTTCGGTTCGGCCTCCTCGAAGGCGTCCTGGGTGACCACCGGCGTCGAGGCACCGATCGACGCCATGGCGACGTTCATG
Coding sequences within it:
- a CDS encoding class I SAM-dependent methyltransferase — protein: MGFHTFPIDRADALRDASRYRYCSREELLEGLPTDGDVTVADLGSGTGFYTDDVAPYVGRCYAVDVQEAMHERYREEGVPSTVELVTAAVDSLPFADDELDGAFSTMTHHEYASEAAFAELARVIRPGGRLVTVDWSADGDGEDGPSVDERFSAETAVDQLESAGFSIQSARERPETFHLIARR